Proteins co-encoded in one Astyanax mexicanus isolate ESR-SI-001 chromosome 1, AstMex3_surface, whole genome shotgun sequence genomic window:
- the scrn2 gene encoding secernin-2: MAEPPRSCDCFVSLPPGSKYDHVIFGKNSDRPRDEVQEVVYYPAASHAPGDTVECTYTSIPQAEHTHAVVLSRPAWLWGAEMGANEHGVCVGNEAVWTREPVSPEDALLGMDLVRLALERADSAWAAVTVITDLLEQHGQGGACREDPEHFSYHNTFLLADRQEAWVLETAGKLWAAQKITEGVKNISNQLTIGTEISAEHPELRSVAQSQGWWSGEGEFSFTAAFTPDNPPARMELAKQRYKGGTALLQEQDGSVTAEVMMNILRDKPSGICMDSEGFRTTGSMVSILPRDASMPCVHFFTATPDPSRSVFKPFIFSEGISPVTLVMSPQYGPDDPVRTQPRFQLKVDRKHELYKAHQAALAGMEENPDAGGSLQETMRFLESQCLEEIEAMLRGEVEGQELGDLFFDCVDTEIKFYQ, encoded by the exons ATGGCTGAACCACCCCGGTCATGTGACTGTTTTGTGTCTCTGCCACCGGGATCTAAATATGATCATGTGATATTTGGTAAGAATTCAGACCGACCGAGGGATGAGGTGCAGGAAGTGGTTTACTACCCTGCTGCCTCACACGCCCCTGGAGACACAGTGGAG tgcacaTACACCTCAATTCCACAAGCAGAGCACACTCATGCAGTGGTGCTGAGCAGACCTGCCTGGCTGTGGGGCGCTGAGATGGGGGCCAATGAACATGGGGTGTGTGTCGGGAATGAAGCTGTTTGGACTCGTGAGCCTGTTAGTCCAGAGGATGCTCTGCTAGGCATGGACCTTGTGCG GTTGGCTTTAGAACGGGCAGACAGTGCTTGGGCTGCTGTGACTGTGATCACTGATCTGCTGGAGCAGCATGGTCAGGGTGGGGCCTGCAGGGAGGACCCAGAACACTTCAGCTACCACAACACGTTCCTGCTCGCTGACCGTCAGGAGGCCTGGGTCCTGGAGACTGCTGGGAAACTGTGGGCTGCTCAGAAAATTACAG AGGGAGTCAAGAACATCTCCAACCAGCTGACAATAGGCACGGAGATCTCCGCTGAGCACCCAGAGCTGCGCAGTGTGGCCCAGTCTCAGGGCTGGTGGAGCGGAGAGGGGGAGTTTAGCTTCACTGCCGCCTTTACCCCAGACAACCCCCCTGCCCGGATGGAACTGGCCAAGCAGCGCTACAAGGGAGGCACAGCCCTGCTTCAGGAGCAAGATG GCTCTGTGACAGCAGAAGTGATGATGAACATCCTGAGGGACAAACCCAGTGGTATCTGCATGGATTCTGAAGGTTTTCGCACCACAGGTAGCATGGTGTCCATCCTCCCGAGAGATGCCTCTATGCCCTGTGTTCATTTCTTCACTGCCACGCCTGACCCATCCAG GTCTGTTTTCAAGCCATTTATCTTCTCTGAGGGCATAAGTCCAGTCACCTTGGTGATGTCTCCACAGTACGGCCCAGATGATCCTGTGAGGACACAGCCTCGATTCCAGCTCAAGGTGGACAGAAAGCATGAGCTTTACAAAGCCCACCAGGCAGCACTAGCTGGCATGGAGGAAAATCCG GATGCTGGAGGCTCTCTACAGGAGACTATGCGTTTCTTGGAGTCGCAGTGTCTGGAGGAGATTGAAGCCATGCTCAGGGGAGAGGTGGAGGGCCAGGAGCTTGGGGATCTTTTCTTTGACTGTGTAGACACGGAGATAAAGTTCTACCAGTGA